A DNA window from Candidatus Cloacimonadaceae bacterium contains the following coding sequences:
- a CDS encoding T9SS type A sorting domain-containing protein, with protein sequence MRAILLCLGILLGFGNAAAVVTEIGSIRGFVYGYEANSAYSNWISHASERQVSNLNVYAPWDVQTEGFGDYFIPTQLELDQWEAVVVDFLSLDLVGAQAKIDTSGFPYEVVQFQDIDSGRLFYMLRELLNDDYDTNGSEDVALHEIGSFDYGWGLYIYNPSASRPIIVNAPHPCDDYPSPVIALEAFLTWDARFLMIAGAGREVAYFPPYNSNNQSISDPSRFEQHPFNYAYRRFADQIRGLTGKIELSVQIHTYDWNKYPNEPNVMLSAGNQRNYPALPIRDDSRGRNDLINNTPWIVIPAGALGNGTDVTVYDYYSVYYDVSFPVRYDHDGTDITLFRNNTLPGAPMNQQMLYTIQPNVWDIYSPFLHVELDELPKVYTQNTTNWSWFYGYDSGTQSWDVPNRFTRFIAYYMPFVNALNSVLNEVLALDDHSGPSNPQNLRVSESGNFSIQLSWERSYAYDFDSYEISCRYVADGAMHHIIYDRNSDPQLAWQALQSFTINMYNIPQVYYFRLRARDKNGNYSVYTNELKVFRGGTNLSSFIATPSDNQVVLEFACSVQNIHGFKIFRAVEGSNFESLSDWVLNPLLLPNANGTYVYSDTRVQNGTLYRYRIGYDYLNGADFIDWRIRTVSPYRAYVIRLTNGFNGQTDDLQVGISPLASDALDGHDIERNPSGSWMAIVSWLSGGTTTLARDIRRSYPLSNSYKVWNLKTVCYTAFAPLSMSADPEMLLSAAGDLLLFDETAGIWHDLRDGSYAWINTSTSFRHFKLYWGYQIPRFEIPHVPDFSIPQGGNYFFAWQTVNHNRLQSLSLSLLHDQGELTIAEGLPTWTTQFDYTAIMAPLLSARLKITGHLSDGSSLTAISSWQFDVVPFNISFQEPAGYSLISVPILGFEQSLSSLLGSQALAWRMNTAGNWQPTQNISFGNAHLIRHPQAWNFAPPSTANTQVYMTNVLPGWNTLPNPHYHRYRVADLRYIYQGVSLSHSQALAAGLTISKTMLLDKGSRVSSDVIPPLKGFQLLWLGAGPAQIVFDPSIHDDSVQNQEEIWHLRLRAEDGYMLADAVELGSADAATEDIDAFYDLPKPTELPMQSLRLSLFQQSGAHHLQSEYKGLYPFYDEHGKTWQIRLYAPENSPLRFSMESFALPPDYSVELILNGSSTMLIPNGFVWVDPGAAGYLSGSIVVRSFPYSPRLPNRLPQQGFSAFPNPFKDGVSIRLDTIKNETLNLAVYNIRGQKVRELYNGKPLSGKLELFWDGKDESSRQTAAGIYFIRVSSPSGSVQRKILRGK encoded by the coding sequence ATGCGAGCTATTTTATTGTGCCTGGGCATTTTGTTAGGGTTTGGAAACGCCGCGGCAGTGGTGACGGAAATTGGCTCAATCCGTGGATTTGTCTATGGCTACGAAGCGAACAGCGCTTATAGCAATTGGATTTCGCACGCCTCTGAAAGGCAGGTTTCCAACCTCAACGTCTATGCTCCCTGGGACGTTCAAACCGAGGGTTTCGGCGATTATTTCATCCCCACGCAGTTGGAACTCGATCAATGGGAAGCGGTGGTCGTGGATTTTCTGTCGCTCGATCTGGTGGGCGCTCAGGCAAAGATCGATACCAGCGGTTTTCCTTATGAGGTGGTTCAGTTTCAGGATATCGACAGCGGCAGGCTCTTTTATATGCTGCGCGAACTGCTCAATGACGACTATGACACGAACGGCTCCGAAGATGTTGCCCTGCATGAAATAGGAAGTTTTGATTATGGTTGGGGCTTGTATATCTACAATCCCTCTGCCTCAAGACCGATCATCGTCAATGCACCCCATCCTTGCGACGATTATCCATCCCCGGTGATAGCGCTGGAAGCTTTTTTGACCTGGGATGCGCGCTTTTTGATGATTGCCGGAGCGGGTAGAGAAGTGGCTTATTTTCCGCCCTATAACTCCAATAATCAATCGATCAGCGATCCCTCCCGCTTTGAGCAGCATCCCTTCAACTATGCCTACCGCCGCTTTGCAGATCAGATCAGAGGTCTCACCGGCAAGATCGAACTCTCCGTCCAAATCCACACCTATGACTGGAATAAATATCCAAACGAGCCGAATGTGATGCTCTCCGCCGGCAACCAAAGAAACTATCCGGCTCTGCCGATCCGGGATGATTCGCGCGGCAGGAATGATCTGATCAACAACACTCCCTGGATAGTGATCCCCGCCGGAGCCTTGGGAAACGGCACAGATGTGACGGTATATGACTATTACAGTGTCTATTACGACGTTTCCTTTCCGGTGCGCTATGATCATGATGGCACGGACATCACGCTCTTCAGAAACAACACTTTGCCCGGCGCGCCGATGAATCAGCAAATGCTATACACCATTCAGCCCAATGTCTGGGATATCTATTCTCCCTTCCTGCACGTGGAGCTGGACGAATTGCCAAAGGTTTATACGCAAAATACGACCAATTGGAGTTGGTTTTATGGATACGACTCCGGCACTCAAAGCTGGGATGTTCCCAACCGTTTCACCCGTTTCATTGCCTATTACATGCCTTTCGTGAACGCGCTCAATAGCGTTTTGAACGAGGTTTTGGCGCTTGATGACCATAGCGGTCCCAGCAATCCGCAAAACCTCAGGGTTTCGGAATCTGGGAATTTCAGTATTCAGCTTTCCTGGGAAAGATCCTATGCCTACGACTTTGACAGCTATGAGATAAGCTGCCGCTATGTCGCCGATGGGGCTATGCACCACATCATCTATGACCGGAATAGCGATCCCCAGCTTGCCTGGCAGGCTTTGCAGAGTTTCACGATCAACATGTACAACATTCCGCAGGTCTATTATTTTCGCCTGAGGGCGCGGGACAAAAATGGCAACTATAGTGTCTATACAAATGAATTGAAGGTCTTCCGCGGAGGGACGAACTTAAGCTCCTTCATCGCCACGCCTTCGGATAATCAGGTGGTGCTGGAGTTTGCCTGTAGTGTCCAGAACATCCACGGGTTCAAGATCTTCCGCGCCGTGGAAGGCAGCAACTTTGAATCCCTTTCCGATTGGGTCCTCAATCCCCTCTTGTTGCCCAATGCAAACGGAACCTACGTCTATTCGGATACCAGGGTGCAAAACGGCACTCTCTATCGCTACCGGATCGGTTATGATTATCTCAATGGCGCGGATTTCATCGACTGGCGGATCAGAACCGTTTCTCCCTATAGGGCTTACGTGATCCGGCTTACTAATGGATTTAACGGACAAACCGACGATCTGCAAGTGGGGATCAGTCCTCTGGCGTCAGACGCTTTGGACGGGCACGATATCGAAAGAAACCCCTCAGGAAGCTGGATGGCGATCGTTTCCTGGTTGAGCGGAGGCACGACTACTCTGGCGCGGGACATCAGACGCAGCTATCCGCTGTCCAACTCCTACAAAGTATGGAATCTCAAAACCGTCTGCTATACAGCATTTGCGCCGCTGAGCATGTCCGCCGATCCGGAAATGTTGCTCAGCGCCGCAGGAGACCTGTTGCTGTTTGACGAAACTGCCGGCATTTGGCATGACCTGCGGGACGGATCGTATGCATGGATAAACACTTCCACGTCGTTCAGGCACTTCAAACTCTATTGGGGGTATCAGATCCCACGTTTTGAAATTCCTCATGTTCCAGATTTCTCCATTCCCCAAGGGGGAAACTATTTCTTTGCTTGGCAGACGGTCAATCATAATCGCCTGCAAAGCCTGTCTCTGAGCTTACTGCACGATCAAGGAGAACTGACGATCGCGGAGGGCTTGCCCACGTGGACAACGCAATTTGATTATACCGCTATCATGGCGCCGCTGCTATCGGCTCGTTTGAAAATCACCGGTCACCTCAGCGATGGATCTTCCCTAACCGCGATCTCATCCTGGCAATTTGACGTGGTCCCCTTCAACATAAGTTTCCAAGAACCGGCAGGTTATTCGCTGATCAGTGTTCCGATCCTTGGTTTCGAACAATCACTGTCGTCGCTTTTGGGCTCGCAAGCTCTTGCCTGGCGAATGAACACTGCGGGTAATTGGCAGCCCACGCAAAACATAAGCTTTGGCAATGCCCATCTGATCCGCCATCCGCAAGCCTGGAACTTCGCTCCGCCGTCAACGGCAAACACTCAGGTTTATATGACCAATGTGCTGCCGGGATGGAATACGCTGCCGAATCCGCATTACCATCGCTATCGGGTCGCAGACCTTCGCTATATCTATCAAGGAGTGAGCCTTAGCCATTCCCAAGCGCTGGCGGCTGGTTTGACCATCTCCAAAACCATGCTGCTGGACAAGGGCAGCCGCGTCAGTAGTGATGTGATTCCTCCGTTAAAGGGTTTCCAGCTTCTCTGGTTGGGGGCGGGACCTGCACAGATCGTCTTTGATCCCTCTATCCATGATGATTCGGTTCAAAACCAGGAAGAGATCTGGCATCTGCGTTTGCGGGCTGAGGACGGATACATGCTTGCCGACGCCGTTGAGCTTGGCAGCGCCGATGCCGCAACAGAGGATATTGACGCATTCTATGATCTGCCAAAACCTACCGAGCTGCCTATGCAAAGCCTGCGGCTTTCGCTTTTTCAGCAATCAGGCGCTCATCATCTGCAAAGCGAATACAAAGGGCTCTACCCCTTCTATGACGAGCACGGAAAGACTTGGCAGATAAGACTATACGCGCCGGAAAACTCACCTCTGCGCTTTAGCATGGAGAGCTTTGCCTTGCCCCCTGATTATAGCGTGGAACTGATCCTGAACGGCAGCAGCACGATGCTCATTCCCAATGGTTTTGTTTGGGTCGATCCAGGTGCCGCCGGATATCTTTCCGGCAGCATCGTCGTGCGCAGCTTTCCCTACTCTCCGAGGTTGCCCAACCGATTGCCGCAGCAGGGCTTCAGCGCTTTTCCCAATCCTTTCAAAGACGGAGTGTCCATCCGTCTTGATACGATCAAAAACGAGACCCTCAACCTTGCAGTCTATAACATCCGAGGGCAGAAAGTGCGCGAGCTTTACAACGGAAAACCGCTCTCCGGAAAACTGGAACTTTTCTGGGACGGCAAGGACGAATCCTCGCGGCAAACTGCTGCCGGCATATATTTTATCCGCGTTTCCTCTCCCTCTGGAAGCGTTCAGCGCAAGATCTTGCGCGGAAAATGA